The Xanthobacter flavus genome includes a window with the following:
- a CDS encoding universal stress protein: MIPTRQSREPGHRRKFLVVVDDTPECDRAVYYAARRAAGTEGGVVMLGVLELEGVSQQWLGVADLMRAEAHEEMEARLAKYVARARQVAGIAPETVIREGALAEAIGAVIREDRDIAILVLAAGTGKEGPGPLVASLAAGHAARFPIPVTIVPGALTDQELDGLA, encoded by the coding sequence ATGATCCCGACCCGACAGAGCCGCGAGCCCGGGCATCGCCGGAAGTTCCTGGTGGTGGTGGACGACACGCCCGAATGCGATCGCGCCGTCTATTACGCCGCCCGCCGCGCCGCCGGTACCGAGGGCGGGGTGGTGATGCTGGGCGTTCTGGAGCTTGAAGGCGTCAGCCAGCAATGGCTGGGCGTCGCCGATTTGATGCGGGCCGAGGCCCATGAGGAGATGGAGGCCCGGCTCGCCAAATATGTCGCACGGGCGCGGCAGGTGGCCGGAATCGCCCCGGAAACGGTGATCCGCGAAGGTGCGCTGGCCGAGGCCATCGGCGCGGTGATCCGCGAGGACCGCGACATCGCCATCCTGGTGCTCGCGGCCGGGACGGGGAAGGAAGGGCCGGGGCCGCTGGTCGCGTCGCTGGCCGCCGGCCATGCGGCGCGCTTTCCCATCCCGGTCACCATCGTGCCGGGCGCGCTGACCGATCAGGAGCTGGACGGGCTCGCCTGA
- a CDS encoding YbaB/EbfC family nucleoid-associated protein, with protein sequence MRDLMGMMKQAKELQDRMQQMQAELETVEVEGSSGGGLVSVRVTAKGECKAVRIDPSLVKPEEVEILEDLIVAALADARGKAERVMQEKMQSLTGGLALPPGLKLF encoded by the coding sequence ATGCGCGACCTCATGGGCATGATGAAGCAGGCCAAGGAGCTTCAGGACCGCATGCAGCAGATGCAGGCGGAGCTGGAGACGGTCGAGGTGGAAGGCAGCTCCGGCGGCGGCCTCGTCTCGGTGCGCGTCACGGCCAAGGGCGAATGCAAGGCGGTGCGCATCGACCCCTCGCTGGTGAAACCGGAGGAGGTGGAAATCCTCGAAGACCTCATCGTCGCCGCTTTGGCCGATGCGCGGGGCAAGGCCGAGCGGGTGATGCAGGAAAAGATGCAGTCCCTCACCGGCGGGTTGGCGCTGCCGCCGGGGCTGAAGCTGTTCTGA
- the pnp gene encoding polyribonucleotide nucleotidyltransferase, whose translation MFDIHREELDWGGTTLTLETGKMARQADGSVLATYGDTKVLATVVSAKEPKPGQDFFPLTVNYQEKTYAAGRIPGGYFKREGRPSEKETLVSRLIDRPIRPLFPEGYKCDTQVVVTVLAHDLENDPDVVALVAASAALTLSGIPFMGPVGAARVGFIDNEYVLNPTVDEVKESSLDLVVAGTGDAVLMVESEAKELPEEIMLGAVMFGHRHFQPVIQAIIKLAEKAAKEPRTFAPLDVSEIEAKVKEIAEHDLRAAYKIKQKQDRYAAVGAAKSKVKKYYEELAIGGTSVPNPQVVSEVFKALEAKIVRWNILDDGIRIDGRDVRTVRPIVSEVGILPRAHGSALFTRGETQALVVATLGTGEDEQFIDSLEGTYKEHFLLHYNFPPFSVGETGRMGSPGRREIGHGKLAWRAIHPMLPAKHEFPYTLRVVSEILESNGSSSMATVCGTSLALMDAGVPLRRPVAGIAMGLILEDEKFAVLSDILGDEDHLGDMDFKVAGTEQGVTSLQMDIKIAGITEEIMKVALTQAKDGRVHILGEMAKALTTARAELGEHAPRIEVMKIAVDKIREVIGSGGKVIREIVEKTGAKINIEDDGTIKIASANGEAIKAAINWIKSIASEPEVGQIYEGTVVKVVDFGAFVNFFGSKDGLVHVSQMANERVAKPSDVVKEGDKVKVKLMGFDERGKTRLSMKVVDQATGEDLEAKAKAEREAGRTASEGEAGAAE comes from the coding sequence ATGTTCGACATCCACCGCGAAGAGCTGGACTGGGGCGGAACCACCCTCACCCTCGAGACGGGCAAGATGGCCCGCCAGGCCGACGGCTCCGTGCTGGCCACCTACGGCGACACCAAGGTTCTCGCCACCGTCGTTTCGGCCAAGGAGCCGAAGCCCGGCCAGGATTTCTTTCCGCTGACCGTGAACTATCAGGAAAAGACCTACGCGGCCGGCCGCATCCCCGGCGGCTATTTCAAGCGCGAGGGTCGTCCGTCCGAGAAGGAGACGCTGGTCTCCCGCCTCATCGACCGCCCGATCCGCCCCCTGTTCCCCGAGGGCTACAAGTGCGACACCCAGGTGGTCGTCACCGTGCTGGCGCATGACCTCGAGAACGATCCGGACGTGGTCGCCCTGGTCGCCGCCTCCGCCGCGCTGACCCTCTCCGGCATCCCCTTCATGGGTCCGGTGGGCGCCGCCCGCGTCGGCTTCATCGACAATGAATACGTGCTCAACCCCACCGTCGACGAGGTGAAGGAAAGCTCCCTCGACCTCGTGGTCGCCGGCACGGGTGACGCGGTGCTGATGGTGGAATCGGAAGCCAAAGAGCTGCCCGAGGAGATCATGCTCGGCGCCGTGATGTTCGGCCATCGCCACTTCCAGCCGGTGATCCAGGCCATCATCAAGCTCGCCGAGAAGGCCGCCAAGGAGCCCCGCACCTTCGCGCCGCTCGACGTCTCGGAGATCGAGGCCAAGGTGAAGGAGATCGCCGAGCACGATCTGCGCGCCGCCTACAAGATCAAGCAGAAGCAGGACCGCTACGCCGCCGTCGGCGCCGCCAAGTCCAAGGTGAAGAAGTATTACGAGGAGCTCGCCATCGGCGGCACGTCCGTGCCGAACCCGCAGGTGGTCTCCGAGGTGTTCAAGGCGCTCGAAGCCAAGATCGTGCGCTGGAACATCCTCGACGACGGCATCCGCATCGACGGCCGCGACGTGCGCACCGTGCGCCCGATCGTCTCCGAGGTCGGCATCCTGCCGCGCGCCCATGGCTCCGCGCTGTTCACCCGCGGCGAGACGCAGGCCCTCGTGGTCGCCACCCTCGGCACCGGCGAGGACGAGCAGTTCATCGACAGCCTGGAAGGCACCTACAAGGAGCACTTCCTGCTGCACTACAACTTCCCGCCCTTCTCCGTGGGCGAGACCGGCCGCATGGGCTCGCCCGGCCGCCGCGAGATCGGCCACGGCAAGCTCGCCTGGCGCGCCATCCACCCCATGCTGCCCGCCAAGCACGAGTTCCCCTACACCCTGCGCGTGGTGTCGGAGATCCTCGAGTCGAACGGCTCGTCCTCCATGGCCACCGTCTGCGGCACCTCGCTGGCGCTGATGGATGCGGGCGTCCCGCTGCGCCGTCCGGTGGCGGGCATCGCCATGGGCCTCATCCTCGAGGATGAGAAGTTCGCGGTGCTCTCCGACATCCTCGGCGACGAGGATCACCTCGGCGACATGGACTTCAAGGTGGCCGGCACGGAGCAGGGCGTGACCTCGCTCCAGATGGACATCAAGATCGCCGGCATCACCGAGGAGATCATGAAGGTCGCCCTCACCCAGGCGAAGGACGGCCGCGTCCACATCCTCGGCGAGATGGCGAAGGCCCTCACCACCGCCCGCGCGGAACTCGGCGAGCACGCCCCGCGCATCGAGGTGATGAAGATCGCCGTGGACAAGATCCGCGAAGTGATCGGCTCCGGCGGCAAGGTGATCCGCGAGATCGTCGAGAAGACCGGCGCCAAGATCAACATCGAGGACGACGGCACCATCAAGATCGCGTCCGCCAATGGCGAGGCGATCAAGGCCGCCATCAACTGGATCAAGTCCATCGCTTCCGAGCCGGAAGTGGGCCAGATCTATGAGGGCACCGTCGTGAAGGTGGTGGACTTCGGCGCCTTCGTGAACTTCTTCGGCTCCAAGGACGGCCTCGTCCACGTGTCGCAGATGGCCAACGAGCGCGTGGCCAAGCCCTCCGACGTCGTCAAGGAAGGCGACAAGGTGAAGGTGAAGCTCATGGGCTTCGACGAGCGCGGCAAGACCCGCCTGTCCATGAAGGTGGTCGACCAGGCCACCGGCGAGGATCTGGAAGCCAAGGCCAAGGCCGAGCGCGAAGCCGGCCGCACCGCCTCCGAAGGCGAGGCCGGCGCGGCGGAGTGA
- the rimP gene encoding ribosome maturation factor RimP: MTEINAVLDDPNEPRLITETGVAARVAAIASGVLGGLGYRLVRVKVTNRDGGTVQIMAERPDGTMSIDDCEAASRALSPVLDVEDPIASAYRLEMSSPGIDRPLVRLSDFVRWAGHEVKVEMSVPVDSRKRFRGILTGAEDGDALVRRTDARADEEPTVRLPLRDIHDARLVLTDALVREALRAAKAAGQAVDDEIDEDAEDFLDTVDPLEADDTFEPGDLDGDEDEAPAAPARGPVANKGATGKVAGKKAKKSKVAGKKPVSKKSNAKKKAGLETAASSANASSVKEKH, encoded by the coding sequence ATGACCGAGATCAACGCCGTGCTGGACGATCCCAACGAGCCGCGCCTCATCACCGAGACCGGCGTGGCGGCCCGCGTCGCCGCCATCGCTTCCGGCGTGCTCGGCGGCCTCGGCTACCGGCTGGTGCGCGTGAAGGTGACGAACCGCGACGGCGGCACCGTGCAGATCATGGCCGAGCGTCCCGACGGCACCATGTCCATCGACGATTGCGAGGCCGCCTCCCGCGCCCTCTCGCCGGTGCTCGACGTGGAAGACCCCATCGCCAGCGCCTACCGCCTGGAAATGTCCTCGCCCGGCATCGACCGGCCGCTGGTGCGGCTGTCGGATTTCGTCCGTTGGGCGGGCCATGAGGTGAAGGTGGAGATGAGCGTGCCGGTGGACAGCCGCAAGCGCTTCCGCGGCATTCTCACCGGCGCCGAGGACGGCGATGCGCTGGTGCGCCGCACCGATGCGCGCGCCGACGAGGAGCCTACCGTCCGCCTGCCACTCCGCGACATCCACGATGCCCGCCTCGTACTGACCGACGCGCTGGTCCGCGAGGCGCTGCGCGCGGCGAAGGCGGCCGGACAGGCGGTGGACGACGAGATCGACGAGGATGCCGAGGATTTCCTCGACACCGTCGATCCTCTGGAAGCCGACGACACGTTCGAGCCGGGCGATTTGGACGGCGATGAAGACGAGGCCCCCGCCGCTCCGGCGCGCGGCCCCGTTGCCAACAAGGGCGCCACTGGCAAGGTCGCCGGCAAGAAGGCCAAGAAATCCAAGGTCGCGGGCAAGAAACCCGTGTCCAAGAAATCCAATGCCAAGAAGAAGGCGGGCCTCGAGACGGCCGCCTCCTCGGCCAACGCCAGCAGCGTGAAGGAGAAGCACTGA
- a CDS encoding GlcG/HbpS family heme-binding protein, producing MSELKLEQAQTIVTTALAHARAGGMNPLAICVLDGRGALKAAGSEDGTSLNRMDIALGKAKGALALGMGSRSLFKRAKDQPFFIAAATSAIGGSLIPVPGGVLIRSGDGKVIGVVGISGDTSDNDEACAIAGITAAGHAADQGAD from the coding sequence GTGTCGGAACTCAAGCTCGAACAGGCCCAGACCATCGTCACGACGGCCCTCGCCCATGCCCGGGCGGGCGGCATGAACCCGCTCGCCATCTGCGTTCTTGATGGGCGCGGCGCGCTCAAGGCGGCCGGCTCCGAGGACGGCACCAGCCTCAACCGCATGGATATCGCCCTCGGCAAGGCCAAGGGTGCGCTGGCGCTGGGCATGGGCTCGCGCTCCCTGTTCAAGCGGGCGAAGGACCAGCCCTTCTTCATCGCCGCCGCCACCTCCGCCATCGGCGGCTCGCTCATCCCGGTACCGGGCGGCGTGCTGATCCGCTCCGGCGACGGCAAGGTGATCGGCGTGGTCGGCATCTCCGGCGACACCTCCGACAATGACGAGGCCTGCGCCATCGCCGGCATCACCGCCGCCGGCCATGCGGCCGACCAGGGCGCTGACTAA
- a CDS encoding DNA polymerase III subunit gamma/tau, giving the protein MSDEQQIDDQQDGPGFDLGLPEAAPTPAAPAPAQTAPTEASPGAYRVLARKYRPQNFADLIGQEAMVRTLRNAFSSGRIAQAYILTGVRGVGKTTTARILARALNYEPADGAPGGPSLDLAVMGKHCRDIIESRHVDVMEMDAASNTSINDIREIIESARYRPVMARYKVYIIDEVHMLSTAAFNGLLKTLEEPPEHVKFIFATTEIRKVPVTVLSRCQRFDLRRVEAGTLAAHLSGICAREGVTIEPEALSIVARAAEGSVRDSLSLLDQAIAHGGGTVGADEVRRLLGLADKGRVIDLFEALMKGEIARALAEFRDQYDSGADPAVILTDLADFTHLVTRLKIVPDAADDAALVEAERVRGSEMAQGLSMRVLARAWQMLSKGIGEVQQAPKPAQAAEMVLVRLAYAADLPTPDEALRRLKDQPVPAPAAPSLPSGGGGGGGGPRLSLAPRPAEARPQPREEIRTDARAALPAEGPRLGSLADVAALAAARRDLALKHGIETQLRPVHVEDGRIEVALVPGAPGSLIQDLSRKLNDWTGRRWMVSVSSQSGGPTLAEENAAVKAEREEGIKAHPLVAAVLARFPGAEVVDVRTREEPPADEGLAPSEEDYLAGPGADDEIEF; this is encoded by the coding sequence ATGAGCGACGAGCAGCAGATCGACGACCAGCAGGACGGACCGGGCTTCGACCTCGGCCTGCCCGAGGCTGCGCCGACGCCTGCCGCCCCAGCGCCCGCCCAGACCGCACCCACCGAGGCTTCCCCCGGCGCCTACCGGGTGCTGGCGCGCAAATACCGCCCGCAGAATTTCGCGGACCTCATCGGCCAGGAGGCCATGGTCCGCACCCTGCGCAATGCCTTCTCCTCGGGGCGGATCGCGCAGGCCTATATCCTCACCGGCGTGCGCGGCGTGGGCAAGACCACCACCGCCCGCATCCTTGCCCGCGCTTTGAACTACGAGCCGGCGGACGGCGCCCCCGGCGGGCCGAGCCTCGATCTTGCGGTGATGGGCAAGCACTGCCGCGACATCATCGAATCCCGCCATGTGGACGTGATGGAGATGGACGCTGCGTCCAACACCTCCATCAACGACATCCGCGAGATCATCGAGAGCGCGCGCTACCGCCCGGTAATGGCGCGCTACAAGGTCTACATCATCGACGAAGTGCACATGCTCTCCACTGCGGCCTTCAACGGGCTGCTGAAGACGCTGGAAGAGCCGCCGGAGCATGTGAAGTTCATCTTCGCCACCACCGAGATCCGCAAGGTGCCAGTCACCGTGCTGTCCCGCTGCCAGCGGTTCGACCTGCGCCGGGTGGAGGCGGGCACGCTGGCCGCGCACCTCTCCGGCATCTGCGCGCGCGAGGGCGTCACCATCGAGCCGGAGGCGCTCTCCATCGTCGCCCGCGCGGCCGAGGGCTCGGTGCGCGACAGCCTGTCCCTGCTGGATCAGGCCATCGCCCACGGCGGCGGCACGGTGGGCGCGGACGAGGTGCGGCGCCTCCTCGGCCTCGCCGACAAGGGGCGCGTGATCGACCTGTTCGAGGCGCTGATGAAGGGCGAGATCGCTCGCGCGCTGGCGGAATTCCGCGACCAGTACGATTCCGGCGCCGACCCCGCCGTCATTCTCACCGACCTCGCCGATTTCACCCATCTCGTCACCCGCCTGAAGATCGTGCCCGATGCGGCCGACGACGCCGCGCTCGTGGAGGCCGAGCGGGTGCGTGGCTCCGAGATGGCCCAGGGCCTCTCCATGCGGGTGCTGGCCCGCGCCTGGCAGATGCTCTCGAAGGGCATCGGCGAAGTGCAGCAGGCGCCGAAGCCCGCCCAGGCGGCGGAGATGGTGCTGGTGCGCCTCGCCTATGCCGCCGACCTGCCGACCCCGGACGAGGCCCTGCGGCGGTTGAAGGACCAGCCGGTCCCCGCGCCCGCCGCGCCGTCCTTGCCCTCCGGCGGCGGGGGTGGTGGTGGCGGTCCGCGCCTCTCCCTCGCGCCGCGCCCGGCGGAAGCCCGGCCGCAGCCGCGCGAAGAGATTCGCACCGATGCCCGCGCGGCGCTGCCTGCCGAGGGGCCGCGCCTCGGCAGCCTCGCCGACGTGGCGGCCCTTGCCGCAGCCCGCCGCGACCTTGCCCTGAAGCACGGCATCGAGACGCAGTTGCGCCCCGTGCATGTGGAGGACGGGCGCATCGAGGTGGCGCTGGTGCCCGGCGCGCCGGGCAGCCTCATTCAGGATCTTTCCCGCAAGCTCAACGACTGGACCGGCCGGCGCTGGATGGTCTCCGTCTCCTCCCAGTCCGGCGGGCCGACGCTGGCGGAGGAGAATGCGGCGGTGAAGGCCGAGCGGGAGGAGGGCATCAAGGCCCATCCGCTGGTGGCCGCCGTGCTCGCCCGTTTCCCAGGCGCCGAGGTGGTGGACGTGCGCACCCGCGAGGAGCCCCCCGCCGACGAGGGCCTCGCGCCCTCGGAGGAGGATTACCTCGCCGGCCCGGGCGCCGACGACGAGATCGAATTCTAG
- the rpsO gene encoding 30S ribosomal protein S15 translates to MSITAERKQALIKDFGAKDGDTGSPEVQVAILTERITNLTEHFKSHNKDNHSRRGLLKLVSQRRSLLDYLKKKDEGRYKSLIGRLGIRR, encoded by the coding sequence ATGTCGATCACGGCGGAGCGCAAGCAGGCGCTCATCAAGGACTTTGGTGCCAAGGACGGCGACACGGGTTCGCCCGAGGTGCAGGTTGCGATCCTCACCGAGCGCATCACCAACCTCACCGAGCACTTCAAGTCCCACAACAAGGACAACCACTCGCGTCGCGGGCTTCTCAAGCTCGTCTCGCAGCGGCGCAGCCTGCTCGACTATCTGAAGAAGAAGGACGAGGGCCGCTACAAGTCCCTCATCGGGCGTCTGGGCATCCGCCGCTGA
- a CDS encoding RNA-binding protein, whose translation MPAILDEDETDEGPRSLAAARAPLSRLCLATRRVLPVADMLRFVVAPDGAIIPDLSRKLPGRGAWVGATRADFDAALKKKAFGRAFKGRGKAAPDLADLVDRLIYKDALAALSLANKAGRVVTGFTKVEAALGTGDVLVVLNASDARPDGVRKLNALLRQVEAAGFRAVHTVDCFPGIDLDLALGRSNVVHAALLAHPTAKGFLERCHRLSRWRTGTSLGETPGQGPNPSHGNDLSHGADLPHDPGRMQGTDTE comes from the coding sequence GTGCCCGCGATACTGGACGAGGACGAGACGGACGAGGGGCCGCGCAGCCTGGCTGCGGCGCGGGCACCCTTGTCGCGCCTGTGCCTCGCCACGCGGCGGGTGCTGCCGGTGGCCGACATGCTCCGCTTCGTGGTGGCGCCGGACGGCGCCATCATCCCGGATCTTTCGCGTAAGCTCCCCGGCCGTGGTGCCTGGGTGGGGGCCACGCGCGCCGATTTCGACGCGGCGCTGAAGAAGAAGGCCTTTGGCCGCGCCTTCAAGGGCCGTGGCAAGGCGGCGCCCGATCTCGCCGATCTGGTGGATCGGCTCATTTACAAGGATGCCCTCGCCGCCCTCTCCCTCGCCAACAAGGCGGGACGGGTCGTGACGGGGTTCACCAAGGTCGAGGCGGCCCTGGGCACCGGCGATGTGCTGGTCGTCCTCAACGCCAGTGACGCGCGCCCGGACGGGGTGCGCAAGCTCAATGCCCTCCTGCGACAGGTCGAGGCCGCCGGTTTCCGTGCGGTACACACGGTCGATTGCTTTCCCGGCATCGATTTGGACTTGGCGTTGGGGCGGTCAAATGTGGTACATGCGGCGCTACTCGCGCATCCGACGGCCAAAGGGTTTCTGGAGCGCTGCCACAGGCTCTCGCGCTGGCGGACGGGTACGTCCCTCGGCGAGACGCCCGGGCAGGGTCCAAACCCCAGCCATGGCAATGATTTGAGCCATGGTGCTGATCTCCCGCATGACCCCGGCCGGATGCAAGGAACGGATACGGAATGA
- the nusA gene encoding transcription termination factor NusA: MVAVSANRLELLQIADAVAREKSIDRSIVIAAMEDAIAKAARSRYGQETDIHADINPRTGELRLARHLLVVDDVENTATEITLDGARRHNPAAQVGDTIADTLPPFDFGRIAAQSAKQVIVQKVREAERDRQYDEYKDRIGDVLNGLVKRVEYGNVVVDLGRGEGILRRDELLPRETVKTGDRIRAYIYDVRREPRGPQIFLSRTHPQFMAKLFAQEVPEIYDGIVEIKAVARDPGSRAKIAVISRDQSVDPVGACVGMRGSRVQAVVNELQGEKIDIIPWNPDIATFIVNALAPAEVVKVVLDEDRERIEVVVPDAQLSLAIGRRGQNVRLATQLTGWDIDIMTEQEESERRQKEFAERTKMFSEALDLDEMMGQLLTSEGFTSVEEIAYVPISELASIEGFDEDTATELQSRALKHLAEVEEALDARRKELGVEDEVKDVPGVTSKMLVAFGENDIKTVEDLAGCATDDLIGWSERKDGETIRHAGALDGFEFSREEAEALIMQARVAAGWIEAEPEAEGEDAPAEDA; encoded by the coding sequence ATGGTCGCCGTCAGCGCAAACCGGCTGGAACTCCTGCAGATCGCCGATGCGGTCGCGCGGGAGAAGTCCATCGACCGCAGCATCGTGATCGCCGCCATGGAGGACGCCATCGCCAAGGCCGCGCGCTCGCGCTACGGCCAGGAGACGGACATCCACGCCGACATCAACCCGCGCACCGGCGAGCTGCGCCTCGCGCGGCATCTGCTCGTGGTGGACGACGTGGAGAACACCGCCACCGAGATCACGCTGGACGGCGCCCGCCGCCACAATCCGGCGGCGCAGGTGGGCGACACCATCGCCGACACCCTGCCGCCCTTCGATTTCGGCCGCATCGCCGCGCAGAGCGCCAAGCAGGTCATCGTGCAGAAGGTGCGCGAGGCCGAGCGCGACCGGCAATATGACGAATACAAGGACCGCATCGGCGACGTGCTGAACGGCCTCGTGAAGCGCGTCGAGTATGGCAACGTTGTCGTGGACCTCGGCCGTGGCGAAGGCATCCTGCGCCGCGACGAGCTGCTCCCGCGCGAGACCGTGAAGACCGGCGACCGCATCCGCGCCTACATCTACGACGTGCGCCGCGAGCCGCGCGGCCCGCAGATCTTCCTGTCCCGCACCCATCCCCAGTTCATGGCGAAGCTGTTCGCGCAGGAAGTGCCGGAGATCTACGACGGCATTGTCGAGATCAAGGCGGTGGCCCGCGACCCCGGCTCCCGCGCCAAGATCGCCGTCATCTCCCGCGACCAGTCGGTGGACCCGGTCGGCGCCTGCGTCGGCATGCGCGGCTCGCGCGTGCAGGCGGTGGTGAACGAGCTGCAGGGCGAGAAGATCGACATCATCCCCTGGAATCCGGACATCGCCACCTTCATCGTCAATGCCCTCGCCCCCGCCGAGGTGGTGAAGGTGGTGCTCGACGAGGACCGCGAGCGCATCGAGGTGGTGGTGCCCGACGCCCAGCTGTCGCTGGCCATCGGCCGTCGCGGCCAGAACGTGCGCCTCGCCACCCAGCTCACCGGCTGGGACATCGACATCATGACCGAGCAGGAGGAGAGCGAGCGGCGGCAGAAGGAATTCGCCGAGCGCACCAAGATGTTCTCCGAGGCCCTCGATCTCGACGAGATGATGGGCCAGCTGCTCACCTCGGAGGGCTTCACCTCGGTGGAGGAGATCGCCTACGTGCCGATCTCCGAGCTCGCCTCCATCGAAGGCTTCGACGAGGACACCGCCACCGAGCTGCAGTCCCGCGCCCTCAAGCACCTCGCCGAGGTGGAGGAGGCGCTCGACGCCCGCCGCAAGGAACTCGGCGTCGAGGACGAGGTGAAGGACGTGCCCGGCGTTACCTCCAAGATGCTGGTGGCCTTCGGCGAGAACGACATCAAGACCGTCGAGGATCTCGCCGGCTGCGCCACCGACGATCTCATCGGCTGGAGCGAGCGCAAGGACGGCGAGACCATCCGCCATGCCGGCGCGCTGGACGGCTTCGAGTTCTCCCGCGAGGAGGCCGAGGCCCTCATCATGCAGGCCCGCGTCGCCGCGGGCTGGATCGAGGCCGAGCCTGAAGCCGAGGGCGAAGACGCCCCGGCCGAAGACGCCTGA